The Kiritimatiellales bacterium genomic interval TGGACCAAGTATGCTGTTTTGCACGGAACAGCGCAAACCGCGCAGAGTTTTTTTGATCACAACATGGATCCAATCCGGATTGCGGCTGAACAGGCCCGGAAAAATGGAATGCGGTTTTTTCTTTCCTGGCGCATCGCAGACACACATTTTACCGCAGATCCAGCGAATCATCCATTAACAGAAAAATTCTATATGGAACATGAATTCGGTTCGAATTCATCTCTGTCTGTCGCCATTAAGCACAGCGGCAGTTCTCCAGTTCCCGGGTATTCTCCACGCTTTAATACCCTGATGAATTTTGACCTGGAGCACGTCCGCACTCACCGGTTGAATATAATTTGCGAAGCGCTGGATCGATATCACGATACCATTGACGGATTTGAACTGGAATTCACCCGGTCGGTAGCATTGTTTCCATTGGGCACAGGCGCGGAAAAAACAGAGCTGGTAACAGAATTCCTTCAGGATGTGCGTGAGTATATCAATGATATGCAGAGTTCATCAAATAAACTATGGTTTGGCTTGCGTGTCCCGTGGGACCAGTCCTTGGCTTTTTCACAGGGGCTTGATGTTGAAAAACAAATTCGTGACCGGCGCATTGATTATATTGTGTCTTCAATGATCATGTCAATTTCGCACGATATGGATATCCGGAACTGGATTGCGATCGGACAGCCGAATCACACTGCGGATCCGGGTGTTGCATTTTATGCCGGACTGCCCGCCCGGAAGCCGAACGGCTGGACATTCCCGCGGACATTTATAAATCCGGATTCATATACTGTCGGACAAATTGCTGAAAATGCTCAATTACTCGGCGCTGCGTTAGGCTTTTTCGATATGGGAGTTGAAGGAATTGAACTCTACAACTTTGCCGGCAGCGTCGCGAGCGCGGCAGGGCGAACCAGACTGAAGCAATTAACAGATATATTAACAAAAAATGTGAATGTTTCATCCCATGAAAAAATCATGGCAGTTACTCCTGTGTATGCTGTTGGATATGAAGGACGTTTAGAATATGCAAAAAAACTGCCGGCGGAATTCCGGTCCAACGGATCGCTGTGGATCAATTCGGCGGATGGGAAACTGGTTAAATCGGAAACTGATTTTCATGAATTCCGGTTGTTTGTTATTGGCAGGGAAACGATGGGCGCGGACGAAGTGTGGTTTTTACGGCTGGGTGTGCGGCTGGCGGCAGATCAAGATACGGATGATCTTAGTTTTAAAATTATATTGAATGATTCTGATGTGCTGTTAGACGGTACACCGCCTCATATTGTTGAGATGGCAACGCGGCTTGCGGCTCCGGCGCCGACACATTACATGGTTATACCCGTGCCGCGTGATTTCCTGTTGAAAAATTCAGATTTTAATAAATTGACCATTCTGCGAAATACATCCGTACAAACCATCGGCGATGTTCGTGTGCAGGAAATTCAGCTCGGAACATTTTTGCACTAACGATAATGGCGATAATTTTATTCGCGTAAATTAGAAGCGGTTTAATTTTTGTTGTAACCGCAAAAGAACACAAGGAACGCAAAATTTTCGTGAGTTTTTGTGTTTTTCGTGGCCATGGCTTTTCTTAGTTTATTCTAATGTTCACGAACGATTGAAAAACATCCGTTTATATCTGTGTTATCCGCGGTGAAAAAATTTCAACCACGAAATACACGAATAACACGAAAAAAAGACCGATGATATAAACGGATGATTTTTTGTAGGCCGGCTGACTCAGCCGGCGCGCCGCGTGAGGTCACGCGGCCTACATCAATCGGATTTATTCACGCAGAGGAACGAAGATTTTAAAATCACTAATTCACACGGATCAATACTGATTTTTTCGTGTATTTCGTGGTTAATCGTTCTTTATTTGGATGGAAAAACGATGCGTGGAGACAATACTGTTTTATCGCCAGTGCGGTTTGTCGTAATTCGGCGCAACAGCAGCTTCCCGAGTTTTTCTCCGAATTCGTACAACGAAATATTCCAGTCGATTACCGTGCAGTCATCTGCAGAGGTTAATTTACAATTAATACCGCGGATACTGATGGGATAAACCCGTTTTGTCTCTTTTAACTGTTTTATTTTTTTCAGCACCGTATCCGTAATATGCATGGATGCAATAATGCAGCACCGGCCTTTTTGCTGGCAAAGATATTCTTTTACTGTATGTTCAATTACCTTGGTATCCAGCGGAACAAACTGCTCGGTAACACTGAAAAGATTCCGTTGCGCGGCGTGCAGTTTTTTCTTAAAGCCGTCCATGAATAACTGATCTCCCGGCGCAATCCGGTTTTGTATCATCAGCAGAACCGGAGCATCATGCTGCTTAAGAACGCATTCCGCCGCCAAGGCTCCCTGCTGAATTGAATCAGCGTCAATCCACGGCAGTTTGACTGTCGGAAAAGGGTGCCCGAGGACAATGGCTGGCAATCCGGATTCACTGACCAGCCGCTGCAGTTTTAACGGTGCGCGCACCAGCACCAGCGCCTGTCCGGCATTGTCTTTTATAATCTCATTGATTTCTTTTCCGCCGCCGCCGCCTTCGGCATCGTTCTCATAATAAGTAAAAATAATTTCCGCTGTCGGAAAAACTGATTGCACCCCGAGAATCATATCCGTCAGCAATTCCGGCATAATTCCAGTGCCTGTGCCGGGCATCATAAAATTAATTTTTGCCGCCGGCGAGGCGGAGAGCCGCTGAAAATCGGCGATAAATGTGCCGGCGCGCGGGCGGCGCTGTATCAGCCGGCGCTGCACCAGCAGACGCATCGCCAGATTTGCGCAGGACGTGCTTACACCGTATTCTTTGGCAATGGCTTTGGTCTTTTTAACCGGTGTTCCGGGCGCCGGTTTTTTTATCCGGATTTTCTGTTCAATCCGGTTGGCAAGCTCAATTGCGGTTTCGCTGATGGGTACTTTTTTATACATCATTTAAATATATCTTTTAATTCAAAGATTTTCAATAAAAATAGAGTAACTCAATACAATAAAAATTTCTATTTTTTTAGAAATAATGTTGACGATCACATTTATTCCTTATTATAAGTATAAACGAACAATGAGGCATATCGCTGATTTAATGTATGTGCGAAATAAAAAAACAATAAGGACAGGACGATGAAATTTAAACTTTGGTCGGCAGCGCCGACACCGTTTACAGAAAATTTACAACTTGATCTGCCGGCGGTAGACCGGATGATGAATCATCATGCCGCATTGCATGTCGACGGCGTAATGTTAGGCGGAACATGCGGCGAAGGGCCGTGGATGCCGGTGGAAGATCTTGAACAGTTAGTGACACGTGCATCGGCTCATACGGCCGGCCGATTCAAAATCGCGGCGCAAATAACGGATAATTCTGCGGAGCGGATGCTACATCACATTGAACGCATGGCCGACGCCGGTGCAGATTATGCGGTGATTGCCGCGCCGTATTTTATGATGAACCCGACGCCGGAACGCATTTTAAATGTGTACCGCGAAACGATTGAAAAAAGTGTATTGCCGGTGGTTTGTTATGATCGCGGCGCCGGTGACCGGTATCAGCTGACGGTTGAGCAGCTGCCGGAGCTGTTCGCATTAAAAAATATGGGAATGATTAAAGACAGTTCCTGTAATGCGGAACGCGCAGCGGCACGGCACGCCGCGCAGCAAAACCGTCCGGATGTGGCGGTACTGTGCGGTGATGAATTTGGAATGGCGGATGCGGTGATTGGCGACATGAACGGCGGATTCCTCGGCGGCGCGATTTTTAACGCGCTGCAGGCCTGGTCGATTCTGGAGGATATAGAAGCCGGAAATCCGGATCGTGCGCAGGCAACTCAGAAACGCATGAATGATTTTATGTTCGTCGTGTACGGCGGCCCATCCATCAGTGCCTGGCTGACCGGGCTGAAGTATTTTCTTGTGCGGCTCGGTATTTTTTCCACCACGGCATCGTACCTCGAATATCCGCTGGCTGCTGATGTCCGGGCAGAAATTGATCTGCTGTTCGACGGGACGCAGCGGGAAGAGTTGATTGAGCCGTTACTGGCCGGAAAAAAATAACGATGAGCCTGCTGCCGTATACAGACACAAAACCGCAAGGTGCCGCCGATTTTTATTTCGCGATTAATGCGACGTTCCGGTTCATGTTGCGCCGGTTCGGCGATGCGGGATTTACGGAATGGCTGACGGCGCTGGGCAAAGAATATTTTGCGCCGGCAAATGTATTATGGAAAAACGGCGGACTGCCGGCGGTGGCGCAGTATTGGCGCGATTTTTTTGCGGCCGAACCGGGTTCGGACGTTGATGTGTGCGAAAGCGGCGATGCGGTGGAAATTCATGTAAAAAAATGTCCGGCGATTTCACATCTGAAAAAATCACATCGTGAGATTGTGCCGGAATACTGCCGGCATTGCGCGATTCTCGGCAAAGCGCGCGCAGAATCTGCCGGGTTGTCGATGCAGCTCACCGGCGGGAACGGCAGTTGTTTTCACCGCTACGGTGCGGCCGGAAAATTCCGGCAGAACATGTCCGATGTTGCGGAGGTGCGGTAATGATCGGGTGCTACGATTTTTGCGGACATTACGACTGGACGTTTCACTGGATTGCGGAACAGGGCGGGAAAGAACTGCTGTATCAATACTGGGATGAAGCCATCCGGTGCGATTCTCAGAAACATGCCGCTGATTTAATTCTCTCAAAAGGCGTTGCCGGAATGGAAGAATACTGGGGGCACACGCTGAGTGAAGAGGCGCCGGACGGTGGCTACAGCGCCGGTGCAGTTGGCGATCGATTTTGGCTGGAAATGACGGATTGTCCGTCGCGCGGATTTCTTTTGCGCAACGGAATCGATTTTTCCGGCGATTATTGTGACCATTGCATCGGTTGGGGCGGCCCGTTAATGCGGGATGCTGGCTTTACCGTCAACCATGCACATAACCACGGCGGACAATGTTTCTGGGAATATCTGCCGGCAGACAATATCGGCAAATCCGAACCGGCGATTGAAGCGTCAAAAGCGGAACTCATGCGCCGGTGGACGGAAGAAAAACTGCCGGTGGATTATTTCGAGCATGCCAATGACGCCCGGAATAAAATTATAAAATGAAGCGGATGATCAGGGGAGTGGTGTTCATGTGTTGTATGGGAATCAGCAGTGCGGCGGAGCTGTATCTGGATTTACAAAAACTGCCGGACTTTCCTGCGCCGGGAGTCGCCGGCCCGTTCGCCGGCATGTTAGGTGAAACGTTAGTGTTTGCCGGTGGCGCAAATTTTCCGGTGAGTCCCGGTGAAGATTTACTCACAGTGCCGAAAGTGTGGCATCCGGATATTCACACGCTTTGTACGGTCACCGGAAAACGGTGGCGCAGTGAATTTCATTTGGACCGGCCGGTGGCGTACGGTGCATCTGTCACAACGCCGTACGGCATTGTTTGCATGGGTGGCGAAGATGAATCCACCGTATTTAAAGAATGCTTTTTGCTGCGTGAAGAAAACGGACGCTTTATTCAAGTCCCGCTGCCCGATCTGCCGGCGCCCTGTGCGTATGGCGCGGCGGCGGTGATTGATAATAAAATTTATCTGGCCGGCGGACAGAGCAGAAAAGGGCTGGATAGCGCGTTGTACAATTTCTGGATGCTGGACATATCATTACTAAACACCGGCGACGCAGATTTTTGCTGGCAGGAACTGCCGGCGTGGCCGGGACCGGCGCGTACACTGAATCTGACACTGGCACAGAACAACAAAATTTATGTGATCAGTGGACGAAGCGGTGCGATTGATGCCGCAGTTCCGGGCAGCGATATCCTGCAGGATGTGTACGAATTTAATCCCGATGGCAGTGAATGGCGCCGGTGCGCAGATATTCCTCAGGCCGTGTATGCCGGCACCGGCGCGGCGATCGACGGTGAAAAACTTTTAATTCTCACCGGTATCGACAAAGCGACTGCGACACGGCCCGCCGGTAGCGGAAATTCAGGATTTTCGCCGCGCGCGTGGATTTATGGTGCCATTGCCGATGCATGGAACGAAATCACACCGGCGCAGGATAATCAGATTGTAACTCCGGCAATTAAATATAACGGAAACATTTATTTGATCTCCGGCGAAAACGGCCCGCGCCGGCGCAGTTTGAGTTCATGGTGTATCACGCCGGTAGAAAAATAAGGAGGAGTATTTATGTTAAAAATAATTTTAGTCTGGTCTGCATTTTTAACTTCAGCATTCGCAACGTCTTTTGAGGAACTGCGCCCGCTGGCGGTTGAAACGCTGCGGCACGAATTATCTAACACCGACGAACAAATTCGAATGAAAGCCGCCACCGCACTGCTTCAGCTCGGATATATCGACGGGCTGGAAGAATACGCGGATAAAATGGAACAATTAACACCGTTAACTGAACCGCTGGTTTCATCTGATCGTGCATATTACATTCCGCTATTGACCGATTCCTCAGCAGACGTGCGCATTGCTGCGGCCGAATCGCTGCTGCGGCTGGAGCGCCAGCACACCGGACGGCTGGGTTTCATCGACTGGCTGGTGCTGGGCGGATATTTTCTCTCGCTGATTTTAATCGGCGCCTATTACGCCCGCAAAGCTCAGACCGCCGATGATTATCTGCTCGGCGGACGCAACATGAAAGCGTGGATGGTGGGGCTGTCTCTCTTCGCCGCACTGCTGAGCACCGCATCCTATATGTCCGTGCCCGGCGAGATTGTAAAACACGGCCCGATGATTCTTGCGCAGCTCACCGCGATTCCCTTGATCATCTGGGTGGTCGGCTGGTTTTTAATTCCCACCTTTATGAAACTGCGCGTTACCAGCGCCAATGAAATTCTTGAAATGAATCTTGGATTAAGCGTGCGCATGCTCGGCAGTGCATTTTTTCTGCTGTCCCGCCTGGCGTGGATGGCGATGATTATCTTCATTACCGCCAAAGCCATTCTCGGTCCGATTCTCGGAGCAGGGCCGCAGCACCTGCCGTGGCTCTGCCTGCTCTTAGGTGTAATCACCATGGCCTACACCTCCTCCGGCGGCATGAAAGCCGCGGTGCTGGCCGATGTGATTCAAAGTTTTATTCTCTACTTCGGCGCCATTATTTCCATCGTCTTTATTACCGTTCAGCTCAAAGGCTTCAGCTGGTTTCCGGCGCAGTGGGCGCCGACCTGGGATCCGCCGGTCATCTGGTTCGACACTAAAGCCCGCGTCACCTTTGCCGGCGCCGGCATGATGATGTTTTTCTGGTACATCTGCACCGCCGGTTCTGATCAGGTTGCCGTGCAGCGCTACCTTGCAACCAAAGATCTCAAAGCCGCCCGTTCCGCATTTAACGTCAACATCATCGCCGCCGCACTGGTCATTATCCTGCTCGGTATTCTTGGCTTTGCGCTCTACGGTTATTTTCAGGCGTGTCCGCATAAACTGGCGGACGGCATGAACATCCGTGTGGATGCCGACCGGATCTTCCCGCACTTCATCGTCAGCGGTCTGCCGCCGGGCATTAGCGGCCTGATCGTTGCGGGCTTAATGGCCGCAGCTCTTTCCAGTCTGTCCGCCGGACTCAACTCTACCTGCGCCGTAGTCACAGTGGACTTTCTTGATCGGTTCAGCCGGAAAAAACTGGCGGAGAAAAAGCATGTTCACCGTGCGCGGCTCGTATCCCTCAGCATCGGCGTTCTTGTCGTGCTGATGAGTCTGCTGATGAATCGTGTGCCGGGAAACTTCACCGAAGTGATCAACAAGATTGCCAACCTGATGGTGGCGCCGCTGTTTTTATTATTTTTCATGGCCATCTTCGTTCCGTTTGCCAACGCGATCGGCACCTGGATCGGTGCAGCCGTCAGTGTAGCGGCGGCGGTGGCCATCGCCTTTTTCAGCATCTTCGGACTGAGCTTTCTGTGGATCCTGCCGTGCTCGCTGATCAGCGGAATTATTGCCGGTGTCATCATCAGCCTCCTCACCGGCGGGAAAAAGAAAGAGAGAGGATGAAAAAAGTGGTTCATCGTGGAAAAGCGTCTTAAGGGTTGAAAAAAAGAGCCAGTTGTCGTTTTCTTTCAATGCATTACCACCGAAAGGGAAATAGACGACAACCGGCAAGTTAAAGCATACTCAGGAGATTACGGGTTTAAAAGAGGGGGTTGCCAGCGCAGCGGACGGGGTAGATTATAAACGCAAGTGTCCGGTTGGAGGCGTAGAAATTCCATGCCAGAATGAACCTTTCTTCATACAGTTAAAACAAAGGAAAGGCGCATTGCATGGAAAACACATGAAGCGTAGCACACATCATTCATAAAAAGAAAACATTTGAGTCAGGAAGAGCGCATTTAGATTGAAGTGCTGCTGCGCGGCGGAGCCACAGCACCTTATATCGCAGAGTCACTTAGATGTTCGGAGCGCACCATCCGGCAGTTAAAATCGCGCAAAGCCCGCGGTTTTGCCGCAAATGCAATGGCGGCAACTACTCCCTGCCGAAAACGATGGTTCCGGTCAATACGTCGAATGAAGCAGTTATGCAGACCTTTAAATCGGATCGCTGTAAAGTCAGTCCGTTCTGACATCCCGGGAGTAAATATCTATATCGCCAAAAAGCCCGATGTTCAATTTCCATAAAAATTTTATAAAAATAAAAAAGCGGTTGCTTTTAGTTTTTAGCATATGCTATTTATTTGCACATGCCAAGACCGCACAAAAAACGGCGAATCTGTCATCGCGCACCCGTAACGTATTTCAAGCCGCAAGGCGCGCCGATACGAATCCTTGAAACGGTGGAACTGGCTGCTGATGAGCTCGAGGCTATCCGGCTGGCCGATTATGAAGGGCTTTATCAGGAACAGGCTGCGGAGCAGATGGGTATTTCGCGCCAGACTTTCGGGTTGATCATCGCCCGGGCACACAAAAAAACAGCGGAAGCGCTGACGTTCGGGAAAGCCATTCGTGTCGAAAGTGCGCAAGTAATCATGCCGGCCGTTCCGGACAAATCACCAAGAGGCAGAGGTTGCGGGTGCCGGGGCCGCCATAGATGCGGTAGACAGTAAATTTAAAAGAAAGGAGGCAGACAATGCCAAGAGGAGATAGAACAGGTCCGGCGGGCGCAGGCCCGATGAGTGGACGCGGCATGGGATACTGTGCCGAATTGAATCAGCCCGGCTTTGTAACGGGCGGCGGTTTCGGCCGTGGAATGGGACGCGGATTCTGCAGCCGGTGGTTTGCCGGATGGCGAACCACTCCGCAAACACTGGTTCAACCGATGAATAACGCAGATCAGATTGTTTCGCTGAAAGCACAGATGAACCGTATTCAGCAGCAGATCAGCGCGCTTGAGGAAAACGCATGAAAGTGGCAATTGCGTCCTCAGGCCGTGATCTTTCCGCGCCGCTCGATCCCCGCTTTGGCCGGGCGGCCGGTTTTCTGGTGGTTGACACTGAAACCGGCAAAATAACGTATGAACCCAACCAGCAAAATCTGAATGCACCTCAGGGTGCGGGAATTCAGGCGGCACAGAACATTGCATCAAGCGGGGTCGGGGCTGTGATCAGCGGTCATTTCGGTCCGAAAGCGTTTCGCGTTCTGACGGCGTCGAAAATAAAAGCTTATCTGATGACGGCCGCGACTGCGCAGGAGGCGCTTGATCTGTTTACGCAGGGAAAACTAACGGTCGCACAGGAGGCAAACGCAGAAGGACACTGGCTGTGAGCGCCGTTATATATCATTCGATTGGCGTGATTCACAGCGAGCATACCGTTCCTGAAAACACGCCGATCCAGCCGGTTTATGCACAGCGTTGTAAAGGAGCCGTTGAAGTATTCGATACATACGCCGGCGGCCTTGCCGATCTGGAAGGATTTTCACACCTCTACCTGTTGTATCATCTTCACCGGGCCGGACCGGTGCGGCTCAGAGTAAAACCGTTTCTGCAGGATACAGAACGCGGTATTTTTGCAACACGGGCGCCCTGCCGACCGAACGGTATCGGCATGAGCATTGTCCGGCTGATCCGCCGGGAAGACAATATACTGCATGTGCAGGGCATTGACGTGCTCAACGGCACACCGCTGCTTGATATCAAACCGTATGTGACACGCTTTGACTGTATTCAGACCGACCGCAACGGCTGGCACGATGAAGTTAACGAACAAGAGGCTGGACGGCGCGGAAAACGGAATTATGAGTGATCGCTCCGCAGAAGGTTCCCGCGTGCAGATTGCAATTGCATCAGGAAAAGGCGGTACCGGGAAAACCACGCTGGCCGTTGCGCTGGCGCAGTCATTTGACCGGCCGGTTACTTTGCTGGACTGCGATGTCGAAGAACCCAATGCATCACTTTTCCTGACATTAGAAAATCAGATGGAGAAATCCGTCTTTGTCCCGATTCCTGAGGTTGATGCCTCGCGCTGCACCGGTTGCGGGAAGTGCGCGGAACTCTGCGAGTTCAATGCGCTGGCTGTCGCCGGAAGGTCTGTTCTGGTGTTTTCGGAACTGTGCCACAGTTGCGGCGGCTGTGCCCGCATTTGTCCGGAACATGCAATTACTGAACAGCCCCGTTCCATTGGAACTATTCGCAAAGGGCAAAGCGGAACCATTCAGCTCATTGAAGGCCGGCTGAATATCGGATGTGCCATGGCGCCGCCGGTTATTCGCGCGGTAAAAAAAGAAGCTGCTTCCGCTCCGCTGGTTTTAATCGACTGTCCGCCGGGGACTTCATGTCCAATGGTTACATCGATCACCGGAGCGGATTTTGTAATTCTTGTCACCGAACCGACCCCATTCGGATTGCATGATTTGACGCTGGCGGTTGAAACTGTACGGCTGCTGAATCTTCCGTTCGGTGTGGTGATTAACCGTGCGGATGCGGGCGATGATCGCGTCGTGCGGTATTGCCGGGAACAGAACATCCGCCTGCTGCTGAAAATTCCGGAGTTGCGTAAAATTGCCGAACTCTATTCGCGCGGTAAAAGTATGTTAACGGCTATGCCGGAACTAAAACAGCCCCTGAACAATTTGTTGGAGATCCTGCGGTGAAAGAACTCGTTATCATCAGCGGCAAAGGCGGAACCGGTAAAACCAGCATTACAGCATCATTTGCCGCGCTGGCCGGCAACGCGGTTTTTGCCGACTGTGATGTCGATGCCGCTGATCTGCATCTGATCCTAAATCCGGAAATCCATGAAAGACATGAGTTTTACAGCGGTCGCGAAGCGGTTATCCGCGAAGCAGACTGTACAGGGTGCGGATTGTGCGAGGAACTCTGCCGGTTTGAGGCCGTAAGACTGTCTGGAGAGAAATTTCAAATCGATCCGGTCTCATGCGAAGGCTGCGGCGTATGCGTGCAGTTCTGTCCGGTCAAGGCGATTGACTTTCATGACCGGCTCTGCGGCGAGTGGTTTTTTTCGAAAACCCGCTTCGGAATGATGGTGCATGCCCGTCTGGGCATCGGTGCGGAGAATTCCGGTAAACTGGTCAGTACCGTCCGGCAGCGGGCCAGACAGTTTGCAACGATGGTTCAGGCAGATTGGATTTTAACGGATGGACCGCCAGGTACCGGCTGTCCGGTGATTGCATCGATTACCGGTGCAGACGCAGTACTGGCAGTCACTGAAGCGACACTGTCCGGACAGCATGATTTGCTGCGCGTGATCGAACTGGCGCACCATTTTAAAATCCGTGTTTTCATCTGTGTCAACAAATGGGATATTAATCCGGAAATGACCGGCCAAATTGAAAAAGCTGCAACAGAGTCTGGCGCGGCCGTTCTGCCGCGCATTCCGTATGACAGCGATGTAACCAAAGCGCAAATCAATGCGCAGTGCGTTGTAGAGCACGGAAACGGGCCCGCATCTCAGGCAATTCAGGAACTGTGGAAAGGACTATGCAGTCAGCTGCAATAAATGGAACAAATGCTTCATCACCGCATAGGTTCTTGCAGGAAACGGCGGAACAGATTCAATATTCATTGAGCGAGGTATCTTTATGAAAAAAGCAGGTATTATCCGGTGTCAGCAAACCGAAGATATTTGTCCGGGAACAACTGACTTCAAAGTTGCTAAAGAAGGCCGGCTCGCGTTTGAGGAGATTGGACCGGTTGAAATTATGGGCTTTGTTTCCTGTGGCGGCTGTCCCGGTAAGCGGGCTGTTGCTCGCTCAAAAATGTTGGTTGACCGCGGCGCAGAAATCATCGTTTTCGCCTCCTGCATTTCGAAAGGCAACCCCATCGGCTATCCCTGTCCGCACTATACCGGCATGCGCAACGCCGTCATAAAAGCCGTCGGCCCGGATCTAAAAATTCTTGAATACACCCATTGAGATGAATCCGTTTGAAACAGATGCGGAAGCATACGACCGCTGGTTCGAGCAGTATGACGCAGCGTATCAATCAGAACTGGCGGCGATTCGTGCCGCACTTAAGATGTTCGCACCATGTAGACGCGGAGTAGATATCGGTGCGGGAACCGGGCGCTTCACTG includes:
- the tsaA gene encoding tRNA (N6-threonylcarbamoyladenosine(37)-N6)-methyltransferase TrmO, with the protein product MSAVIYHSIGVIHSEHTVPENTPIQPVYAQRCKGAVEVFDTYAGGLADLEGFSHLYLLYHLHRAGPVRLRVKPFLQDTERGIFATRAPCRPNGIGMSIVRLIRREDNILHVQGIDVLNGTPLLDIKPYVTRFDCIQTDRNGWHDEVNEQEAGRRGKRNYE
- a CDS encoding ATP-binding protein is translated as MKLTNKRLDGAENGIMSDRSAEGSRVQIAIASGKGGTGKTTLAVALAQSFDRPVTLLDCDVEEPNASLFLTLENQMEKSVFVPIPEVDASRCTGCGKCAELCEFNALAVAGRSVLVFSELCHSCGGCARICPEHAITEQPRSIGTIRKGQSGTIQLIEGRLNIGCAMAPPVIRAVKKEAASAPLVLIDCPPGTSCPMVTSITGADFVILVTEPTPFGLHDLTLAVETVRLLNLPFGVVINRADAGDDRVVRYCREQNIRLLLKIPELRKIAELYSRGKSMLTAMPELKQPLNNLLEILR
- a CDS encoding ATP-binding protein, whose product is MKELVIISGKGGTGKTSITASFAALAGNAVFADCDVDAADLHLILNPEIHERHEFYSGREAVIREADCTGCGLCEELCRFEAVRLSGEKFQIDPVSCEGCGVCVQFCPVKAIDFHDRLCGEWFFSKTRFGMMVHARLGIGAENSGKLVSTVRQRARQFATMVQADWILTDGPPGTGCPVIASITGADAVLAVTEATLSGQHDLLRVIELAHHFKIRVFICVNKWDINPEMTGQIEKAATESGAAVLPRIPYDSDVTKAQINAQCVVEHGNGPASQAIQELWKGLCSQLQ
- a CDS encoding CGGC domain-containing protein, which produces MKKAGIIRCQQTEDICPGTTDFKVAKEGRLAFEEIGPVEIMGFVSCGGCPGKRAVARSKMLVDRGAEIIVFASCISKGNPIGYPCPHYTGMRNAVIKAVGPDLKILEYTH